The following DNA comes from Candidatus Hydrogenedentota bacterium.
TATTGGATATTGACGCGGAAATTATGATGCCGAGCAGATTGAGATGCTGGGGTATTTCTAGTTTTGCATTTTTGATTTGCAGTCTCTGGACCTCCCGTGGTACAAAGAGACTCTTGGCGCACGCAGGATATGTCGCATTGGAGGGGGGTATATGCGCGAGAAAACTTCGGCTGAGCAAAGAAAACTCACTGCTCTTCTCAAGAGAGATCACACACTTTTCGGGGGCGTCCTTCTCGGATTGGACGGCTACATCATTGAAATCCAAGCCCGAGCAACTGAGATACTCCGCCACCCTCGACCTTGGAGGTCAGCAGTTTCGGTGACAGGCATGGCGCGAGGAAGCATTCTGGAATCATGGGACCGGATAGCGGGTGCCTTCGCAAAGTTCGAGATACCTGAACCCGAAGTAGGCATACTGATTAACCTGACCCCTGCGGACTTGCCAAAAGAGGGAGCACTACTCGACCTGCCGATGGCTATCATAGCACTCCAGGCTGCCGGTATTTTGCCTGACCTCCACGAAGCCTGGGAGAGCAAGTACATCGTGGTTGGCGAAGTAGGTCTACACGGGGAGATTCGCCGTGTTCCGGGTATTCTTTCAATTGCAGCGGCGACAAAGGCCGGGCAGAATCTGGTCGTTCCCGCTGGCAATGAGCGGGAATGTGCCCTTATCGTCGCTGCTCCAGGACACCAAGGATGCACCATTTCCGCAGTATCGAGTCTAAAGCAAGTCATTGATTTTTTTAGTGGAAAGAGCGAACTGACGAACGTACTCTCGTCACGTGTGGAATTTGAAGACTTCATTCCGAAATGCACCGATATCGGGAGTATCAAAGGGCAGGACCGGGCGAAGGAGGCGGCGCTGATTGCGGCCTCCGGCGGGCACAATCTGCTACTTATCGGGCCTCCAGGCGAGGGCAAATCGTTGCTGGCGAGCGCCATTCCTGGCATTCTCCCGCGGCTCTCGAATGAGGAAGTTGTCGAACTCACCCGCATCTATTCGGCGTATGGTGCATTCGACCGCGACGGTCTTGTCGTGAGCCGCCGCCCGATGCGGAGTATTCATCATTCGGCCTCGAAACAATCTCTGATCGGCGGAGGCAGCAAACAGCCTAAGCCGGGCGAAATCACACTCAGTCACTTGGGCGTGTTATTCCTAGACGAGATTGCAGAATTTAGTAAATCGACCCTCGATAGCCTCCGACAACCCATGGAAGAGGGTTGCGTACGGATTTCCCGTGTAGGCGTCTCCATCGAATATCCATGCCGATTCACACTTGTTGCGGCAATGAACCCCTGCCCGTGCGGATTCTACGGCGATGAACTTCGTTGCCGGTGTACGGAACAGGAAGTGAAGAAGTACCAGAAGAAGATCTCCGGGCCGATTCTCGATCGAATCGATCTCCAGGTTGACCTGAAGCCTCTCACAACCGATGAACGATTCAGTGAGACGGATCCCAATTTGCGTAAACAGTACCGGGCGAGAGTCGAGCGGGCGCGGCGACGACAGAACGAGCGCTTCAGTGGCACCCAAATCCCCTTCAATGCGGCTATGCCAGGAGGAAGGATTCGCGAGTTTTGCCAATTCACTGATGAGGCATTCGATCGCTATCGGAGAATCATCGACCAGAACACGCTTTCTACGCGGGCGATGGACCGTGTTGCCAAAGTTTCGCGAACCATAGCTGACCTCTACGACGGGGACGAAATAGCGCCTGAGCATGTGGCGCGGGCGGCGGCGTACGTACTTGGGGGAAGCGCAAAGGCTGCCCTGCACTAGAACGGATCTCCAAACTGCGACGAGAGGAGAGGGACGATGGTCAGGAGACGGTTTTCCTGGAAGCGTGCCACGGGCATAAGCCGGATGAAGTCGCAGTTATCCCGGGCAACAGGGGTCCCGCTGACAAAGAGGGGCCGGCAACTAAAAATGAAGCGGATGTTGAAGAGTGGCAGCGGGTGTGCCGTGGTAGTTGTCTTGAGCCTAATTGTGCCGTTGCTGGTGATCGTAGCCAGCATGATCGCGATAGTCCACTGTGTTCATGCCGACATGTTGCTGACTTCCCCCCATCCGCGCCGGACCGCTTGCCAGCGAAATGGCGCGGAAAACCGGGTTGAGAATGGAACACGTGGTGTTACAATAAGAGCCTGGTTATCACGTAGCTGAAAGGAGTGCGGTCTCCTCTTTGAGGCGGAGGCGGCACATCACGGCTTGACCTCGTCCTTGGACAAGCCGGGGCGTCGATATTCGTCCCCGGGAGTGCCCGCGGAGAGTCAAGCCGAGCGGCGCGCGGCTTTTCTGACCACGGCAGATGGGGCAGGAAAACAGGGAGGGCGAAACACCCAATGAAGCAACTTTCCGCCCGGTGGACGCTCTGCAGCGGCGTGGCGTTGTCCATTGCCATGCTCCTTTCCTGCAACGAAGGCGAACGCGGGGACGCCGCAGTGCAACTCCAAGTGCCCGTAGGGGGAAGCTTACAGAATCCGGCCTGGTCTCCTGACGGGACTCAACTGGTCTTCACGCGATTCATAGGGGGATATAACGCAGAACCGGCGGACCTGATGGTGGTTGACGCCGGCACCCTGGCTGTGCGGGTCCTGGTGTCGGATGGGAGCGCCAATGTCAACCTTCCGGGTTTATGCTGGAACGGGTTTACGAATCAGGTCGTCTTTTCCTCGTCACGGGAGCCTCATGACGAGGTCTATGCCATCGACGCGGACGGCTCGCCCGGGGACGAGGAACAGGTCACGGACCGGCCGGCCCATATGGCGTACGAACCGTCCTTTTCACCGGACGGAGAGTCCGTCGTTTTTGAATCGCACCTCCTCGACGTGGAAGATAATGGCGTCATCATGCGCTACGACCTGGATGGCTCGGACGACTACGTGGCGCTCACGGCCCCGGAGGACGATTCCCGCCAGCCCAACTGGTCGCCGCGCGGCGATCGAATTGTGTATCAGCGTCTGGAGAATGGTCAATGGGACCTCTGGGTGATGAACCCCGACGGTTCCGATGGGGAACAGATCACTACGGGGTCAGGCGATAAGACTGACGCATCCTTCTCATCTGATGGCGAGTGGATCGTCTACAGTTCGGACGAGGGCGGCCTCGAGTTCGCGAACCTGTTTGTTGTTCCACTGTCGGGCGGCGCCGGTACCCGCGTCACGTACTCCAAGGGATATGACGGTGCGCCTTCGTGGTCGCCCGACGGCGGGCGAATCGCGTTTGAGTCGTATCCCGGCGACCCGGACGATTCTCCCGGCACGGCCCTGTGGACCATTCAAGCGCCGTCTCGATGAATGTGTGCGCGTCCAGTGACAAGGCGAAAGCGAAACTGGCCGCACAGGCATTTCGCACGTGCAGCGCATTGGGAAGAGTCCCTGGCATCCGGGGAATTTCGCAGATTCGCGGATTCTGCGGGCACACGGGGGAAGACGGGGTTCACGACGCCACGCAGGCGTCACAAGAAAAGGAAAAGGGCTTACGCGAACGTGCGTAAACCCTTGCCGTATTTATGGCAGCCCGTAGGGGGTTCGAACCCCTGTGACAGGACTGAGAATCCTGCATCCTAGACCACTAGATGAACGGGCCGCACTAAAAGAGAGTAACACCTTTTTTGGCTGCCGGACTAGGACTCGAACCTAGACAACCCTGATCCAGAGTCAGGTGCCCTACCATTAGGCTATCCGGCATCGCGGCAAGATTTTAGCCTATGTCCTGCGAGGGAGTCAAATAGAGCGCCCGGCGCCTTGCTCGAACCCGGTTGTCCCGCCGGTTAAGGAGCGGGCGTGCTGTCAAGCTCGTCTGCGTTGAACAGCCCGCGGCTGACGCGGATCCGGTCGATGTCGCCGATGAACGGGGTAACCAGTCCAATTTCGTTGCCGACGCGGATCAGGGGCGTAGCCGGGTGGCCCGGACAGCCGCGGAGTTCGAGCCGCTCGGTGAATTTGCCGTCGACGTAGCTGTCCACGTACCGGCCGTCATGGAAATTCACTGCAACATGATGCCATTGGCCGTCGGGAGGAACGATGGAATGGGTTCCGGCGGTCTCGCCGATTCCGTAGAGCGTAAACAGGACCTCCCCCTTGTGATTGATGCCGAGTCGAAACCCGCCGCCGAGACCGTAGCTGAAAATGGAGGCGCCGTACTGTTGCTCGCGCTGGCCGTTGTGGCGCACCCATGCCTCGACGAGCAGCGGGCAATAGCTTACATCAAGCACGTGCTGCTGGTCAGTGGCCTCGAGATGGGCGCCATGGGGAAGGCGCAGAAAACTGCCCGCGCCCGATGGTCCCCCTTCGACAATCTCCGGTTGCGGCCGGTCCGCAACGGGCTGCAATACCATGCCCGTCGAGCCGGATTCCTTCCAGGCCTCGGAGCCGCTGCCGTCGAACGTGAATGATGCCAGCAATTCCTTGGTGCATTCGGGGGGGAACGCGCGGGATGCGACATCGGCGGCCAAGGCAGCCAACTCGTCGCTGGTCCGGTTCCATGCCGCCCCGATATGGTTCAGATTGAGCGGGCGGTTCGTGGCCGCATACACCTGGCGATACTCCTCCCACAGGGCACGGTGCCGCGCCTCGAGTTCGTTCAATAGCGGCACGACCTCCTCGGTTCCAGCAGGCGGCGCGGCCGTGCTTTGCGCCACGCGGCGGTACGCCAAGGCCATATCGGCAGCGCAGGCGAGCATACGCGCGGACAGATCGACGGAACGCAGATAATCGGCGTTGCGCCGCGCATGCGTGTCGGAAAAGACGGCATGCGCCGCCTCGGACTCCGCTTTAAGATTATTCCGGAAGGAAAGCTCGCCGTCTTGCTGCCCCATCATTTCGAGCACGCGTTGTCTGACATCGTCATGCAACAGGCGGCGCGCCCATGCCACATGGGCGAGGTCGTCGCCTTGGCAGCGCGCCAGGCGCGTCAGCGCCTCAGCAAAGGGCGCGGAATCGACGCCGAAGAAGCTTCGGGCAAACGCGCGGGAATAGTCGTCGAGGGCGAGCACATCGGGATTCCACGAGACGGTTCCGCAGTAGATAAAGCCGTATTGATTCAGCTCGCTGAGGTTGATGCCGGCCGCCCCACGGTAGCCGTCGCCCCAACTGCTCACAAAATGCCCCATCCCCCCGAGTTCGGCCGTTTGCTTCGCAAGCGCCTGCATATTCTGAAACGCGGGCGGGTATATGGGGTAGAGGTTGTTCCAGTCCCACAATCCGGATAGGGCCATGGTCGTGAACCCCATTTCCTTGAGCTTGTCGAAACCCTCGTAGTGTTCGCGGGGCGCATAGTCCCAGAACATCATGACGATGTCTTTGGGAAGCAGTTCGAGGATGCCGGGGTGGTTCAGCACGATGTCGGCATACATGATCATGGTTTGCCCGTGGGCCTTGACGGTGTTGTTCACGCGGGTATAGTAGTCCGCATACACCTTCTCGAGTCCTTTCTCCTGGATGGCTGCGGCGGAGCGGCCGCTGCCGACGACCTGGCTTTCGTCTAACCCGCAGTGGAAGTACCGCGCGCCGAAAGCGGGGGCGATCTCGTCGATCATGGAACGGACCAGCTCGAAGGACTCATCGGACGTTGGGCATAACGTGCCGCCGCCGTCGCCCGTCTCGGACAGATGCCGGTACCGGTCGTGGCGCAAGGTCATCTCCATGTGCGCGAGAAGTTCGACCACGGGTATGACCTCGATGTAATAGTCGCGGGCATACGCCACGAGTTCGCGGATTTCATCGAACGTGAACCGATCGTATTCCGTGCTGATCGCGGGGTCGAACGCATACACGAAGTGATCCGGTTCGATGAACCAGCAGTACGTGTTCATCTTGTACCGCGCGGCCGTACGGATGCTCCGTTTGTGGTCCTCCATCGTGGGCAATTGGTCGCGGCCGTAATCCTCGTGAGGTCCCCGCATGGACAGGGCCGGCCAGTCGACGATATCCAGCAACGGCAGCGCCGTCAGACCCCGGAGCTCGGCCGCCTCGACAAGCTGGTCGAGCGTCATCATCCCATAGAAGAGACCGCGCTCGGTTTCCGCCAGGACCTGGATGCCGGATTCATAGATTGTGAGCCGGTACCCTTCCTCGCGTCCGGCGTCCGGAATCTCGAAAGCCGCCGGCGGAACGGATTCCTGTGCGCCGAGGCAAATCTTGAAGGCCTCCCCTTGCGCCAGCGCGATGGACGCCGCCGCCTCGCGGCCTTTCCACAGCGACAACTCGTGTAGCCGCGCCTCGAGCCGCGTCCCAGCATCCGGTTGCGGCGTGTACAGCCGAATCTCCGCAATGCGCCAGTTCAGGCCCGATGCCCTGTCCCCCGCCTCGACGTGCCGTGGCCGCGGCAACAGGTCATCGGCCAGAGAATCGGCGGCCGCCCCGCAACACCACGCGCACAACCCGGCAAGCATGAAGACGCCCGTGAACGATGTTTTCCTTGCTGAAACCATTTGACATATCCTCTGCCTCTCGATGGCCTGATTTCAGCGCTGCCGGAGGCGGTTTGGGAATGGAACGGGCGCCCTTCACAAGACGTGGCGCCCCGCAGGTCCAGTATTCCTTCTGGGCCAGGAAGATTCAAGGAGCGGATTGCTGTCTTCCCATGCGCTCTGTTCTGGCTTTG
Coding sequences within:
- a CDS encoding family 20 glycosylhydrolase; translation: MVSARKTSFTGVFMLAGLCAWCCGAAADSLADDLLPRPRHVEAGDRASGLNWRIAEIRLYTPQPDAGTRLEARLHELSLWKGREAAASIALAQGEAFKICLGAQESVPPAAFEIPDAGREEGYRLTIYESGIQVLAETERGLFYGMMTLDQLVEAAELRGLTALPLLDIVDWPALSMRGPHEDYGRDQLPTMEDHKRSIRTAARYKMNTYCWFIEPDHFVYAFDPAISTEYDRFTFDEIRELVAYARDYYIEVIPVVELLAHMEMTLRHDRYRHLSETGDGGGTLCPTSDESFELVRSMIDEIAPAFGARYFHCGLDESQVVGSGRSAAAIQEKGLEKVYADYYTRVNNTVKAHGQTMIMYADIVLNHPGILELLPKDIVMMFWDYAPREHYEGFDKLKEMGFTTMALSGLWDWNNLYPIYPPAFQNMQALAKQTAELGGMGHFVSSWGDGYRGAAGINLSELNQYGFIYCGTVSWNPDVLALDDYSRAFARSFFGVDSAPFAEALTRLARCQGDDLAHVAWARRLLHDDVRQRVLEMMGQQDGELSFRNNLKAESEAAHAVFSDTHARRNADYLRSVDLSARMLACAADMALAYRRVAQSTAAPPAGTEEVVPLLNELEARHRALWEEYRQVYAATNRPLNLNHIGAAWNRTSDELAALAADVASRAFPPECTKELLASFTFDGSGSEAWKESGSTGMVLQPVADRPQPEIVEGGPSGAGSFLRLPHGAHLEATDQQHVLDVSYCPLLVEAWVRHNGQREQQYGASIFSYGLGGGFRLGINHKGEVLFTLYGIGETAGTHSIVPPDGQWHHVAVNFHDGRYVDSYVDGKFTERLELRGCPGHPATPLIRVGNEIGLVTPFIGDIDRIRVSRGLFNADELDSTPAP
- a CDS encoding YifB family Mg chelatase-like AAA ATPase — translated: MREKTSAEQRKLTALLKRDHTLFGGVLLGLDGYIIEIQARATEILRHPRPWRSAVSVTGMARGSILESWDRIAGAFAKFEIPEPEVGILINLTPADLPKEGALLDLPMAIIALQAAGILPDLHEAWESKYIVVGEVGLHGEIRRVPGILSIAAATKAGQNLVVPAGNERECALIVAAPGHQGCTISAVSSLKQVIDFFSGKSELTNVLSSRVEFEDFIPKCTDIGSIKGQDRAKEAALIAASGGHNLLLIGPPGEGKSLLASAIPGILPRLSNEEVVELTRIYSAYGAFDRDGLVVSRRPMRSIHHSASKQSLIGGGSKQPKPGEITLSHLGVLFLDEIAEFSKSTLDSLRQPMEEGCVRISRVGVSIEYPCRFTLVAAMNPCPCGFYGDELRCRCTEQEVKKYQKKISGPILDRIDLQVDLKPLTTDERFSETDPNLRKQYRARVERARRRQNERFSGTQIPFNAAMPGGRIREFCQFTDEAFDRYRRIIDQNTLSTRAMDRVAKVSRTIADLYDGDEIAPEHVARAAAYVLGGSAKAALH